Proteins encoded together in one Festucalex cinctus isolate MCC-2025b chromosome 8, RoL_Fcin_1.0, whole genome shotgun sequence window:
- the cyp24a1 gene encoding 1,25-dihydroxyvitamin D(3) 24-hydroxylase, mitochondrial isoform X1, which translates to MRLQSDSVELRRHFSYCSFGMYIYFLLVLLVIKAALKSMKGLQWITSWIKYRSCTRRMRAQIQKVPQIVELLRKKSVGLQHFKPTSSVCVLEEKDAVEAAARCPHAAASSSSFSGAHNLDAIPGPTNWPLVGSLVELLFKGGLARQHEALVDYHKKFGKIFRMKLGSFESVHIGAPGLLEALYRKEGAHPQRLEIKPWKAYRDLRDEAYGLLILEGKDWQRVRSVFQQKLMKPTEVAKLDGKINQVMAEFVSRIGKINMDGKIEDLNFELNKWSFETICLILYDKRFGLLQEKVDEEAMKFITAIKTMMSTFGMMMVTPVELHKSLNTKTWQDHTAAWDRIFSTAKVYINKKLKQNAPGGPDDLIGDILHHSDLSKKELYAAIAELQIGGVETTANSMLWAIFNLSRNPAAQTELLSEITSVVPADQQPCGEHLKSMPYLKACLKESMRLSPSVPFTSRTLDKDTVLGDYAIPKGTVLMISSHAISADEEYFDDAKRFKPERWLRKNSAINPFAHVPFGIGKRMCIGRRLAELQLQLALCWLVRDYEIVATDEEPLDVIHSGLLIPNRELPVAFVKR; encoded by the exons ATGAGGCTCCAGTCGGACAGTGTTGAGCTGCGGAGACATTTCTCCTACTGTTCTTTTggtatgtatatttattttctacttgttttgttagtAATTAAAGCAGCCTTAAAAAGCATGAAAGGACTCCAGTGGATTACATCCTGGATAAAGTACAGGAGCTGCAC GAGGAGGATGAGGGCGCAGATCCAAAAAGTGCCGCAAATCGTGGAGCTGCTGAGGAAGAAGTCCGTCGGGCTGCAGCATTTCAAGCCCACATCGTCGGTGTGCGTCCTGGAGGAGAAGGATGCTGTGGAGGCAGCTGCGCGGTGCCCCcacgccgccgcctcctcctcctccttctcgggGGCGCACAACCTGGATGCCATTCCCGGACCCACCAACTGGCCTCTTGTCGGCAGCCTGGTGGAGCTCCTGTTTAAAGGAGGGCTCGCCAGACAACACGAAGCTCTG GTGGATTACCATAAAAAGTTCGGCAAAATCTTCCGCATGAAGCTGGGCTCCTTCGAGTCGGTGCACATCGGCGCTCCCGGCCTGCTGGAGGCGCTCTACCGCAAGGAAGGCGCGCACCCGCAGAGGCTCGAGATCAAACCGTGGAAAGCCTACAGGGACCTGCGGGACGAGGCGTACGGGCTCCTCATCCT tGAAGGAAAAGACTGGCAGAGGGTGAGGAGCGTCTTCCAGCAGAagctgatgaagccaacagaggTGGCGAAGCTGGACGGCAAAATCAACCAG GTGATGGCAGAATTTGTGAGCAGAATTGGAAAAATCAACATGGATGGCAAGATTGAAGACTTGAACTTCGAACTCAATAAATGGTCTTTTGAGA CCATTTGTCTGATACTCTACGACAAGCGTTTTGGTCTGTTGCAAGAAAAGGTCGACGAGGAGGCCATGAAATTCATCACTGCCATCAAAACG ATGATGAGCACCTTTGGCATGATGATGGTGACGCCCGTGGAGCTCCACAAGAGCCTCAACACCAAAACATGGCAGGATCACACGGCTGCTTGGGATCGCATCTTCAGTACGG CCAAAGTTTACATCAACAAGAAGTTGAAGCAGAATGCACCCGGAGGACCGGACGACTTAATCGGCGACATCCTGCACCACAGCGACCTGTCCAAGAAGGAGCTGTACGCCGCCATCGCTGAGCTGCAGATCGGCGGCGTGGAAACG ACTGCCAACAGCATGCTGTGGGCTATCTTCAACCTGTCGCGTAACCCCGCCGCCCAGACGGAACTGCTGAGCGAGATCACAAGCGTGGTGCCCGCCGACCAGCAGCCGTGCGGGGAACACCTCAAGAGCATGCCCTACCTCAAAGCCTGCCTCAAAGAGTCCATGAG GTTATCACCGTCTGTTCCGTTCACGAGCAGGACCCTGGACAAAGACACTGTGTTGGGAGATTATGCCATTCCCAAAGGA ACGGTTCTGATGATCAGCAGCCACGCCATTAGCGCTGACGAGGAGTACTTCGACGACGCCAAGCGATTCAAGCCCGAGCGCTGGCTGCGCAAGAACAGCGCCATCAACCCCTTCGCCCACGTCCCCTTCGGCATCGGCAAGCGGATGTGCATCGGCAGGCGGCTGGCCGAGCTGCAGCTGCAGCTGGCCCTGTGCTGG CTGGTCCGAGATTACGAGATTGTGGCGACGGACGAGGAGCCGCTGGACGTGATCCACTCGGGATTGTTGATTCCCAACAGAGAGCTACCGGTGGCTTTCGTCAAGAGATGA
- the cyp24a1 gene encoding 1,25-dihydroxyvitamin D(3) 24-hydroxylase, mitochondrial isoform X2 — protein MRAQIQKVPQIVELLRKKSVGLQHFKPTSSVCVLEEKDAVEAAARCPHAAASSSSFSGAHNLDAIPGPTNWPLVGSLVELLFKGGLARQHEALVDYHKKFGKIFRMKLGSFESVHIGAPGLLEALYRKEGAHPQRLEIKPWKAYRDLRDEAYGLLILEGKDWQRVRSVFQQKLMKPTEVAKLDGKINQVMAEFVSRIGKINMDGKIEDLNFELNKWSFETICLILYDKRFGLLQEKVDEEAMKFITAIKTMMSTFGMMMVTPVELHKSLNTKTWQDHTAAWDRIFSTAKVYINKKLKQNAPGGPDDLIGDILHHSDLSKKELYAAIAELQIGGVETTANSMLWAIFNLSRNPAAQTELLSEITSVVPADQQPCGEHLKSMPYLKACLKESMRLSPSVPFTSRTLDKDTVLGDYAIPKGTVLMISSHAISADEEYFDDAKRFKPERWLRKNSAINPFAHVPFGIGKRMCIGRRLAELQLQLALCWLVRDYEIVATDEEPLDVIHSGLLIPNRELPVAFVKR, from the exons ATGAGGGCGCAGATCCAAAAAGTGCCGCAAATCGTGGAGCTGCTGAGGAAGAAGTCCGTCGGGCTGCAGCATTTCAAGCCCACATCGTCGGTGTGCGTCCTGGAGGAGAAGGATGCTGTGGAGGCAGCTGCGCGGTGCCCCcacgccgccgcctcctcctcctccttctcgggGGCGCACAACCTGGATGCCATTCCCGGACCCACCAACTGGCCTCTTGTCGGCAGCCTGGTGGAGCTCCTGTTTAAAGGAGGGCTCGCCAGACAACACGAAGCTCTG GTGGATTACCATAAAAAGTTCGGCAAAATCTTCCGCATGAAGCTGGGCTCCTTCGAGTCGGTGCACATCGGCGCTCCCGGCCTGCTGGAGGCGCTCTACCGCAAGGAAGGCGCGCACCCGCAGAGGCTCGAGATCAAACCGTGGAAAGCCTACAGGGACCTGCGGGACGAGGCGTACGGGCTCCTCATCCT tGAAGGAAAAGACTGGCAGAGGGTGAGGAGCGTCTTCCAGCAGAagctgatgaagccaacagaggTGGCGAAGCTGGACGGCAAAATCAACCAG GTGATGGCAGAATTTGTGAGCAGAATTGGAAAAATCAACATGGATGGCAAGATTGAAGACTTGAACTTCGAACTCAATAAATGGTCTTTTGAGA CCATTTGTCTGATACTCTACGACAAGCGTTTTGGTCTGTTGCAAGAAAAGGTCGACGAGGAGGCCATGAAATTCATCACTGCCATCAAAACG ATGATGAGCACCTTTGGCATGATGATGGTGACGCCCGTGGAGCTCCACAAGAGCCTCAACACCAAAACATGGCAGGATCACACGGCTGCTTGGGATCGCATCTTCAGTACGG CCAAAGTTTACATCAACAAGAAGTTGAAGCAGAATGCACCCGGAGGACCGGACGACTTAATCGGCGACATCCTGCACCACAGCGACCTGTCCAAGAAGGAGCTGTACGCCGCCATCGCTGAGCTGCAGATCGGCGGCGTGGAAACG ACTGCCAACAGCATGCTGTGGGCTATCTTCAACCTGTCGCGTAACCCCGCCGCCCAGACGGAACTGCTGAGCGAGATCACAAGCGTGGTGCCCGCCGACCAGCAGCCGTGCGGGGAACACCTCAAGAGCATGCCCTACCTCAAAGCCTGCCTCAAAGAGTCCATGAG GTTATCACCGTCTGTTCCGTTCACGAGCAGGACCCTGGACAAAGACACTGTGTTGGGAGATTATGCCATTCCCAAAGGA ACGGTTCTGATGATCAGCAGCCACGCCATTAGCGCTGACGAGGAGTACTTCGACGACGCCAAGCGATTCAAGCCCGAGCGCTGGCTGCGCAAGAACAGCGCCATCAACCCCTTCGCCCACGTCCCCTTCGGCATCGGCAAGCGGATGTGCATCGGCAGGCGGCTGGCCGAGCTGCAGCTGCAGCTGGCCCTGTGCTGG CTGGTCCGAGATTACGAGATTGTGGCGACGGACGAGGAGCCGCTGGACGTGATCCACTCGGGATTGTTGATTCCCAACAGAGAGCTACCGGTGGCTTTCGTCAAGAGATGA